A region of Sphingobium baderi DNA encodes the following proteins:
- a CDS encoding VOC family protein → MATQADAGLSGVNRFIGRQFDQVAFVVDELEAAKERFGRIYGIQSWNTWRNLADGQSHKVYRGTPGDYQFSCAYGYVGDMQVELCQHDGGRSVYKDWLDTRGPGLHHLAFRLDERPEYEAACAAFEQQGAPLAMGGEIEGAGVWAYYDTVEQLGCYTELYWSSPAVLEIFERMKRGEQVEIAR, encoded by the coding sequence ATGGCAACGCAAGCAGACGCCGGCCTGTCGGGCGTGAATCGCTTCATCGGTCGCCAGTTCGATCAGGTGGCATTCGTTGTCGATGAGCTTGAAGCTGCCAAGGAGCGATTTGGACGGATTTACGGCATCCAGTCGTGGAATACTTGGCGCAACCTGGCCGATGGACAGTCTCACAAGGTTTATCGCGGGACGCCGGGTGATTATCAGTTCAGTTGCGCTTACGGTTATGTCGGCGATATGCAGGTGGAGTTATGCCAGCATGATGGCGGCCGCAGCGTATATAAGGACTGGCTGGATACGCGCGGCCCTGGCTTGCATCATCTGGCTTTCCGCCTCGACGAACGTCCCGAATATGAAGCCGCCTGCGCTGCGTTCGAGCAGCAGGGCGCGCCGTTGGCGATGGGAGGGGAGATCGAAGGTGCAGGCGTCTGGGCCTATTACGACACGGTCGAACAACTTGGTTGTTACACGGAACTTTATTGGTCCTCGCCCGCGGTACTGGAAATATTCGAGCGGATGAAACGCGGCGAACAGGTTGAGATCGCACGATGA
- a CDS encoding AraC family transcriptional regulator: MIVDALPKPSGLDGIVEHQIRSAASTVQINRYSWREPREAVFKTDAPIIDILLSRRQAELDGEFLEAGWRARRPVGEIMFMPPDFTLHSRWNRGDRRSMCCVLDKSAFSDFFEINWEDRKLAASLDICNGFVRGVMMRLVSEAMEPSFASAIYIEALSTALAVELRRHFDMLDPENLPKEGGLSLSQLRRIRESLEEESASHPVTVAGLAKREGLSVRHFSRLFRASTGSAVSDYAAGIRIERAKKLLADEHRLIKEVAYSCGFQSSSSFSSAFRRATSLTPQQFRSTRLD, translated from the coding sequence ATGATCGTTGATGCGCTTCCCAAGCCCAGCGGTCTGGACGGTATAGTCGAGCATCAAATCAGATCGGCCGCCAGTACTGTCCAGATCAATCGCTATAGCTGGCGCGAACCGCGCGAAGCGGTGTTCAAGACCGATGCGCCTATCATCGATATTCTGCTCTCGCGGCGCCAGGCGGAACTGGACGGCGAATTTCTGGAAGCAGGCTGGCGCGCGCGCAGGCCTGTCGGTGAAATCATGTTCATGCCGCCCGACTTCACGCTCCACAGCCGTTGGAATCGGGGCGACCGCCGATCGATGTGCTGTGTGCTCGACAAGAGCGCCTTCTCCGATTTTTTCGAGATCAACTGGGAAGACCGCAAGCTGGCTGCCAGTCTGGATATCTGTAATGGCTTCGTCCGCGGTGTCATGATGCGCCTGGTCAGCGAGGCCATGGAGCCAAGCTTTGCCAGTGCTATATATATCGAAGCGTTGAGCACCGCGCTTGCCGTCGAGCTTCGCCGTCATTTCGACATGCTCGATCCCGAAAATCTGCCCAAGGAAGGCGGGTTGAGTCTGTCGCAACTGCGCCGTATCCGGGAAAGCCTGGAGGAGGAAAGCGCCTCTCACCCGGTCACGGTCGCGGGCCTCGCCAAGAGGGAAGGACTGAGCGTCCGCCACTTCTCGCGCCTGTTCCGTGCTTCGACCGGCAGTGCGGTGAGTGATTATGCTGCAGGAATCCGTATCGAGCGAGCGAAGAAATTGCTGGCAGATGAGCATAGGCTGATCAAGGAAGTCGCCTATAGCTGCGGGTTTCAAAGCTCATCGAGCTTTTCGTCCGCGTTTCGGCGAGCGACCAGCCTGACGCCGCAGCAATTCCGCAGCACGCGGCTGGACTAG
- a CDS encoding aromatic ring-hydroxylating oxygenase subunit alpha, whose protein sequence is MRDLIDLDAREVSLRVHHDREIFDIEMERIFAKSWLPLAHESEIPNPGDFVRRNAGQDSCLVVRREDGSIAVLLNACSHRGMTLCREEKGNSQTFKCPYHGWAFGKDGRFLGAPFEKQMYGDELRRAADDLHLVVAKTAMLGGMIFANWDQDAEDFEAYLGDFAWYLRAALERTNRGFEVIGPPQRQIMRANWKLLAEQLADGYHARALHQSAGDMGTLGHDAHDPASWGMVGINVSTPGGHTMRCIDTRLAYSFAGIGDTASVAERLAAVPPPGANADMVKQFSNNLSDGQMRLLADTPPLVMGLFPGTDFFMLMSVGGSDDGSHGPVMVARAWTPRSPELFEMLTWTLVERDAPPELREQTRLTTLRNFGISGFIEQDDAEAWQGIQKAVQGPVARRMTAKYQAKLGVTRPEGFEGGGDVYAGFSRDDAQWAWWKRYAQVMGA, encoded by the coding sequence GTGCGGGATCTGATCGATCTCGACGCGCGGGAGGTATCCTTGCGCGTTCACCATGACCGGGAGATCTTCGACATTGAAATGGAGCGGATTTTCGCAAAATCCTGGCTCCCCCTTGCACATGAGAGCGAAATTCCCAATCCGGGCGATTTCGTCCGGCGCAACGCCGGCCAGGATTCCTGCCTGGTCGTCAGGCGCGAGGACGGATCGATTGCGGTTCTTCTCAACGCCTGCAGCCATCGCGGCATGACCCTGTGCCGGGAGGAGAAGGGAAACAGCCAGACTTTCAAATGCCCCTATCATGGCTGGGCGTTCGGCAAGGACGGTCGTTTTCTGGGCGCGCCGTTTGAGAAGCAGATGTATGGGGATGAACTACGCAGGGCTGCCGACGATCTGCATCTCGTCGTAGCGAAAACCGCCATGCTGGGCGGGATGATCTTCGCGAACTGGGATCAGGACGCCGAAGATTTCGAGGCCTATTTGGGTGACTTCGCCTGGTATTTGCGCGCTGCTCTGGAACGGACCAATCGTGGTTTCGAAGTGATCGGGCCGCCGCAGCGGCAGATCATGCGTGCGAATTGGAAGCTGCTCGCCGAACAACTGGCCGATGGCTATCATGCCCGCGCGCTGCACCAGTCGGCGGGCGACATGGGGACGCTCGGCCATGACGCCCACGACCCAGCATCCTGGGGCATGGTCGGCATCAACGTCAGCACGCCCGGCGGCCACACGATGCGCTGCATTGACACCCGCCTCGCTTATAGCTTTGCCGGTATCGGTGACACGGCCAGCGTGGCGGAACGGCTGGCCGCCGTTCCTCCGCCGGGCGCCAACGCGGACATGGTGAAGCAGTTTTCCAACAATCTGAGCGATGGGCAGATGCGATTGCTTGCCGATACGCCGCCGTTGGTCATGGGGCTATTTCCGGGGACTGACTTCTTCATGCTGATGAGCGTGGGCGGCTCCGATGATGGCAGTCACGGTCCAGTGATGGTCGCGCGAGCCTGGACCCCGCGTTCGCCGGAACTGTTCGAGATGCTGACATGGACACTGGTTGAACGGGATGCGCCGCCGGAACTGCGGGAACAGACGCGACTGACGACCCTTCGTAATTTCGGCATAAGCGGCTTCATCGAGCAAGATGACGCCGAGGCATGGCAGGGGATACAGAAGGCGGTGCAGGGGCCCGTCGCCCGTCGGATGACGGCAAAATATCAGGCCAAGCTCGGCGTTACCCGGCCCGAAGGTTTCGAGGGCGGCGGTGATGTCTATGCCGGTTTCAGCCGCGACGATGCCCAATGGGCATGGTGGAAACGCTATGCTCAGGTGATGGGTGCCTGA
- a CDS encoding ester cyclase, which yields MINVEEFKHSPERRKEVVQGLTEKQAKMANHWMDLFDQAFNVGDFVKMDEFFHPDMTYSNPNRLDLGPYVQWKTSPVALYKTFPPSVYRVLEVYGKGEDKICVFCNHQGEQTGGPYMGVPPQGQKINVHWFSVLTFKDDKIIHIYSISDVLTMLIDIGVIPKDKQPVDPYK from the coding sequence ATGATCAATGTCGAAGAATTCAAGCATAGTCCGGAACGGCGCAAGGAAGTCGTTCAGGGGTTGACCGAAAAACAGGCGAAAATGGCTAACCACTGGATGGATCTGTTCGATCAGGCCTTCAACGTCGGCGATTTCGTCAAGATGGACGAGTTCTTTCATCCCGATATGACCTATAGCAATCCCAATCGCCTGGATCTGGGACCCTATGTCCAATGGAAAACGTCCCCAGTCGCCCTTTATAAAACCTTTCCGCCTTCGGTTTATCGTGTGCTGGAAGTATATGGTAAAGGCGAAGACAAGATCTGTGTATTCTGCAACCACCAAGGCGAGCAGACCGGAGGCCCCTATATGGGAGTTCCGCCACAAGGTCAGAAGATCAACGTGCACTGGTTTTCGGTCTTGACGTTCAAGGACGACAAGATCATCCACATTTATTCCATATCCGATGTGTTGACGATGTTGATCGACATTGGCGTGATTCCCAAAGACAAGCAGCCGGTAGACCCATACAAGTAA
- a CDS encoding acyl-CoA dehydrogenase family protein, whose product MLHSRTKPSSDILWGFDEGAGNQVVEAAIGLRELLASNASRGDVQRYPTDEVIRALDDAMLWGVAVPKRLGGQGVSATALVRMGAELAKGDPSVGWVSQIINGTTWVTSLASDELQEELFSEGVPKIAGVFNPPGTAIPVDGGYRVSGAWPYASGIRHARWGQWGVQIVKPDGTQVPGNFCYVPAGDFRIEDSWHVTGMQGTGSDTVVIEDAFVPERRMVHAARSYNYVEPGKKHYGAPSDYFAQMALVHRTMCGVPLGAIEGLLEHVVKTAATKPLVGTIFARQSDSQVVAKEIGEAAMKIHTARTLIEAATMELDGAALERRTLSERERARNKAQANHAMQILQEASQTLMYVAGSSAFNNANPASRYWRDFNMIARHFGNIPNIGYEVYGRSLLGVTPSAIPPHMY is encoded by the coding sequence ATGCTACACTCGCGGACCAAACCATCCTCCGACATCCTCTGGGGTTTTGACGAAGGCGCTGGTAATCAGGTTGTTGAGGCCGCCATCGGTTTGCGCGAGTTGCTCGCCAGCAATGCGTCCCGCGGCGACGTTCAGCGCTATCCGACCGATGAGGTCATTCGGGCGCTTGACGATGCCATGCTATGGGGCGTTGCCGTGCCCAAGCGGCTTGGAGGGCAGGGCGTATCGGCTACGGCGCTGGTACGCATGGGCGCCGAACTTGCCAAGGGAGATCCGTCGGTGGGCTGGGTGTCCCAGATCATCAACGGAACGACCTGGGTTACGTCGCTGGCATCGGATGAATTGCAGGAAGAACTTTTCAGCGAAGGCGTGCCGAAGATCGCGGGCGTTTTCAATCCGCCAGGCACGGCGATCCCGGTGGATGGGGGATACCGGGTCAGTGGAGCATGGCCCTATGCGTCGGGCATCCGCCACGCACGCTGGGGGCAATGGGGTGTGCAGATCGTAAAGCCTGATGGGACGCAGGTGCCCGGTAATTTCTGCTACGTTCCCGCCGGCGATTTCCGTATCGAAGATAGCTGGCATGTGACGGGTATGCAGGGCACCGGTTCCGATACCGTCGTGATCGAGGATGCCTTCGTCCCCGAAAGGCGGATGGTCCACGCTGCGCGATCCTACAATTATGTCGAACCGGGGAAGAAGCATTACGGCGCGCCCTCCGACTATTTCGCGCAGATGGCACTGGTGCACCGCACGATGTGCGGCGTGCCGCTGGGCGCCATCGAAGGGCTGCTGGAACATGTCGTGAAGACCGCCGCCACGAAGCCGCTCGTCGGCACGATATTCGCCCGGCAGTCGGATTCGCAGGTCGTGGCGAAGGAAATTGGCGAAGCCGCGATGAAGATTCACACGGCGCGCACGTTGATCGAAGCCGCTACAATGGAACTGGACGGCGCGGCGCTCGAACGTCGCACGCTGAGCGAGCGGGAGCGTGCCCGGAACAAGGCGCAGGCCAACCATGCCATGCAGATATTGCAGGAGGCATCCCAGACGCTGATGTATGTCGCGGGTTCATCGGCATTCAATAATGCCAATCCGGCATCCCGCTATTGGCGCGATTTCAATATGATTGCGCGTCATTTCGGTAATATTCCGAACATCGGATATGAAGTCTACGGCCGCTCGCTGCTGGGTGTTACGCCCAGCGCGATCCCGCCGCACATGTATTAA
- a CDS encoding dioxygenase, with translation MRDFDEHSITDAVVKRVRRASDPRAREISEALVRHLHAFVREVRPTQAEWEAGIGFLTSTGQKCDEKRQEFILLSDTLGVSTLVDSINNPVAGDITETTVFGPFYVPPPEFPLGGNLGAGIDGPPMHVSGTVWRHEGTPAAGAIIDIWHSDVSGFYDVQQLDKTGGLAGRGRIIADAEGRFHFWTRRPAPYPIPTDGPVGAMLAAQDRHPWRPEHVHFMIAAPGCRKLVTHVFAQGDSYLDSDVVFGVKESLIEPYVAHEGGRAPDGTSMEGDWYSLVRDFVLAPSAMAQSPESLE, from the coding sequence ATGCGAGATTTTGATGAGCATTCCATCACCGATGCCGTTGTGAAGCGGGTGCGGCGCGCATCCGATCCACGCGCCAGGGAGATCAGTGAGGCACTGGTGCGGCACCTGCACGCCTTCGTACGGGAAGTCCGCCCGACGCAGGCCGAATGGGAAGCAGGCATCGGCTTTCTGACCAGCACGGGGCAGAAGTGCGATGAAAAGAGGCAGGAATTCATCCTGCTGTCCGACACGCTGGGCGTGTCCACGCTAGTGGATTCGATCAACAATCCGGTAGCGGGAGACATCACCGAAACCACTGTATTCGGTCCCTTTTACGTGCCGCCGCCTGAATTTCCGCTGGGTGGGAATCTGGGCGCCGGCATCGACGGTCCGCCGATGCATGTTTCCGGAACGGTATGGCGGCATGAGGGAACGCCAGCCGCAGGCGCCATCATCGATATATGGCACTCCGATGTATCGGGTTTCTACGACGTTCAGCAGTTAGATAAGACCGGTGGACTGGCAGGTCGCGGCCGGATTATCGCCGACGCTGAGGGGCGTTTCCATTTCTGGACGCGGCGTCCGGCGCCTTATCCCATTCCCACAGATGGCCCCGTAGGCGCCATGCTGGCGGCTCAGGACCGTCACCCATGGCGGCCCGAGCATGTGCATTTCATGATCGCCGCGCCCGGATGCCGCAAGCTGGTCACCCATGTTTTCGCGCAAGGGGATTCGTATCTGGACAGCGATGTCGTGTTTGGCGTCAAGGAATCGCTGATCGAACCCTATGTCGCGCATGAGGGCGGACGAGCACCGGATGGAACCTCGATGGAGGGCGACTGGTATTCGCTTGTCCGGGATTTCGTGCTTGCCCCGAGCGCAATGGCGCAGAGTCCAGAATCGCTGGAATAG
- a CDS encoding maleylacetate reductase: MQTFRYQALPTRVLFGTGTLSALAGECAALGVKRAMVLTTPQQADLAERASRLLGSIDAGHFTDAAMHTPVEVTERAMEHLTRIRADGIVSLGGGSTIGLGKAIALRTDLPQIVVPTTYAGSEMTPIIGQTEQGRKTTQRSPHVQPESVIYDVSLTLTLPSGASVRSGLNAIAHAAEALYADNGNPITSLMAEEGIRAITEALPVILSDAGDIAARGKALYGAWLCGSCLGQVDMGLHHKLCHVLGGSFDLPHAETHSVILPHAIAYNRVAKPAMARLARALATDEAPWTALHLLARGLNAPLALRDLGLPESAIPEAVEIACANTYPNPRPLDRAPLELLLRAAWAGDPPSEY, translated from the coding sequence ATGCAGACATTCCGTTACCAGGCATTACCTACCCGAGTTCTGTTCGGGACCGGAACCCTGTCCGCGCTGGCCGGCGAATGCGCCGCGCTCGGCGTAAAGCGCGCGATGGTGCTTACCACGCCACAACAGGCGGACCTTGCCGAACGAGCGTCGCGGCTGCTCGGCTCCATCGATGCGGGGCACTTCACCGACGCTGCGATGCACACGCCCGTCGAGGTAACCGAACGCGCAATGGAACATCTCACCCGCATTCGCGCGGATGGCATCGTGTCGCTGGGCGGCGGATCGACCATCGGTTTGGGAAAAGCCATCGCCTTGCGTACCGACTTGCCCCAGATCGTAGTGCCCACCACTTATGCCGGATCAGAGATGACCCCGATCATCGGGCAAACCGAGCAAGGCCGCAAAACCACGCAGCGCAGCCCCCATGTGCAGCCGGAAAGCGTGATATATGATGTAAGCTTGACCCTGACGCTCCCCAGTGGAGCGTCGGTAAGGTCTGGCCTTAACGCCATCGCCCATGCGGCAGAGGCGCTGTATGCCGATAACGGCAACCCGATCACGAGCCTGATGGCGGAGGAAGGCATTCGCGCCATCACGGAGGCCCTGCCCGTTATCCTGTCTGACGCCGGCGACATCGCGGCGCGCGGCAAGGCGCTTTACGGAGCCTGGCTTTGCGGATCCTGCCTGGGGCAGGTAGACATGGGATTGCATCATAAGCTCTGCCATGTGCTGGGCGGCAGCTTCGACCTGCCCCACGCGGAAACCCACAGCGTCATCCTGCCCCATGCCATCGCGTATAACCGCGTCGCCAAACCGGCCATGGCGCGATTAGCGCGCGCGCTGGCGACAGACGAGGCACCCTGGACGGCTCTCCATTTGCTTGCACGCGGGCTGAACGCACCGCTGGCGCTGCGTGACCTTGGTCTACCGGAGAGCGCAATTCCAGAAGCGGTCGAAATCGCATGCGCCAACACCTACCCCAATCCCCGCCCCCTCGACCGCGCACCGCTTGAACTGCTGCTGCGTGCAGCATGGGCAGGCGATCCGCCATCCGAATACTGA
- a CDS encoding O-methyltransferase, which yields MIVDPAVRAALDTMEERWAREQREQARIPREEAYARVDEFLLPIGPETGRLIHDLIRQGGLKSILEVGSSYGYSTLWLADAARAVDGCVTSLELHAGKIAAARETLAEVGLANRVDFIAGDALASIHALTGPFDLVLIDLWKDLYIPCLDRLGGKLAAGAIIVADNMLFPPENADNAAAYRRAVRARGDMDSVLLPIGAGIEISRKHG from the coding sequence ATGATCGTCGATCCAGCCGTACGGGCTGCTCTCGATACGATGGAGGAGAGGTGGGCGCGGGAACAGCGGGAGCAGGCACGAATTCCGCGTGAAGAAGCATATGCCCGCGTCGATGAATTCCTGTTGCCGATCGGCCCGGAAACGGGGCGGCTGATACATGATCTGATCCGACAGGGCGGACTGAAATCCATCCTGGAGGTGGGCTCATCCTATGGCTATTCGACACTCTGGCTGGCCGATGCCGCCCGGGCCGTAGACGGCTGCGTCACGTCGCTTGAACTGCACGCTGGCAAGATCGCGGCGGCGCGGGAAACGCTCGCCGAAGTGGGACTGGCGAACCGGGTCGATTTCATCGCGGGCGATGCCCTCGCATCCATCCACGCGCTTACCGGGCCGTTTGATCTGGTCCTGATCGACCTGTGGAAGGACCTCTATATTCCCTGCCTCGACCGTCTTGGCGGCAAACTGGCAGCCGGAGCCATCATCGTGGCCGACAATATGCTGTTCCCACCCGAAAATGCCGACAATGCGGCCGCCTACCGCCGCGCCGTCAGAGCGCGGGGCGATATGGACAGCGTCCTCTTGCCGATCGGCGCGGGCATTGAGATCAGCCGCAAGCATGGTTGA
- a CDS encoding cytochrome P450: MTESAFHSVSATYATDDLADPHSLYAQLRRTTPVMKGDILALYGIPSQADYANTGRPVFTLFRHADVAAVLRDDKTWSTDLLKDGLGTFLGEMFLSARNGESHRLLRRLLQPCFAPDVTRRWRTHVIAPLVEREYGGQWRARGRAELMSDLAMPFPILAIYAILGFPDDPASVTQFADWALQILNGPQIDPEKAKASMARAFEAADLLDEHVRGVVAARRRAGASGEELIDRLIRTEVDGERLDDGQIAGIVRMLLPAAAETTTRTLANLMVHLLQDERLLARVRTDRSLLPRALTESMRLEPVAGFLARRALRDLDIGGVTIPAGSAVSLVMGSANRDEAMFADADSFDLDRSQQANLGFGYGLHMCIGMPVARTEVEVAADMLLNLPNLRLDPDRPAPRLHGLQFRGPDAVHLRWDTK, encoded by the coding sequence GTGACCGAGTCCGCTTTCCACTCGGTCAGCGCGACTTATGCCACCGACGATCTGGCCGATCCTCACAGTCTCTACGCGCAACTTCGCCGGACCACGCCGGTCATGAAAGGCGATATTCTTGCCCTTTATGGCATTCCGTCCCAGGCTGATTATGCCAATACGGGACGGCCGGTATTCACGCTGTTCCGGCACGCGGATGTTGCTGCGGTTTTGCGCGATGACAAGACATGGTCGACCGACCTGCTCAAGGACGGCCTGGGCACTTTCTTGGGAGAAATGTTTCTGAGCGCGCGCAATGGTGAGTCCCACCGATTGTTACGACGCCTGTTGCAGCCCTGTTTCGCACCGGACGTGACACGCCGCTGGAGGACCCATGTCATCGCGCCGCTCGTCGAACGGGAATATGGCGGCCAATGGCGCGCGCGTGGTCGCGCAGAGCTTATGTCCGATCTGGCCATGCCGTTTCCGATCCTTGCCATTTATGCGATCCTGGGTTTTCCGGACGATCCTGCCTCCGTCACCCAGTTCGCCGATTGGGCTTTGCAAATCCTGAACGGCCCGCAGATCGATCCCGAAAAGGCCAAGGCGTCCATGGCACGTGCGTTCGAGGCGGCCGACCTGCTCGACGAACATGTTCGTGGAGTCGTCGCCGCGCGCCGCCGGGCCGGAGCATCCGGCGAGGAGCTTATCGACCGGCTGATCCGAACCGAAGTGGATGGAGAAAGGCTCGACGATGGCCAGATCGCCGGAATCGTGCGGATGCTGCTTCCCGCCGCGGCGGAAACCACGACGCGGACATTGGCTAATCTCATGGTTCACCTGTTGCAGGACGAACGGCTGCTGGCGCGGGTGCGTACGGATCGTTCGCTGCTTCCGCGTGCGCTGACGGAATCCATGCGGTTGGAGCCGGTGGCCGGCTTTCTGGCGCGCCGGGCATTGCGTGACTTGGACATAGGCGGAGTCACTATTCCTGCCGGATCGGCGGTGTCGCTCGTCATGGGGTCGGCCAACCGCGACGAGGCAATGTTCGCGGATGCGGATAGTTTCGATCTCGACAGGTCGCAGCAGGCCAATCTGGGCTTCGGCTACGGCCTTCACATGTGCATCGGCATGCCCGTTGCGCGGACGGAAGTGGAGGTAGCCGCCGATATGCTGTTGAACCTGCCCAATCTGCGCCTTGATCCTGATCGGCCCGCGCCGCGCCTCCATGGGCTGCAGTTTCGGGGGCCTGATGCCGTCCATCTGCGCTGGGACACGAAATGA
- a CDS encoding aromatic-ring-hydroxylating dioxygenase subunit beta, translating to MEILDFLWEEAATLDRDDLRGWQNLLDPAIHYYMPVCLTRKRGSNESFETEGMHYDEDFGSLSFRIRRFLETQAWAADPPSRARRFVTGVQVWEGQGEGIYDVASSLLLVRTMDDDFRTDLLTAERQDRVRLSETGAARLLERKILCDQTTIGTHNLAIFL from the coding sequence ATGGAAATACTTGATTTTCTCTGGGAAGAGGCTGCCACGCTGGACCGGGATGACCTTCGAGGTTGGCAGAACCTGCTGGACCCGGCCATCCACTATTACATGCCGGTCTGCCTCACCCGCAAACGCGGCAGCAATGAAAGCTTCGAGACAGAAGGCATGCACTATGATGAAGACTTCGGATCGCTGAGTTTTCGGATACGGCGCTTTCTGGAAACCCAGGCATGGGCGGCCGATCCGCCTTCACGCGCGCGGCGCTTCGTCACCGGAGTTCAGGTGTGGGAAGGGCAAGGCGAAGGCATATATGACGTCGCCAGCTCGCTGTTGCTCGTTCGCACGATGGACGATGATTTTCGCACAGATTTGCTCACGGCAGAGCGGCAGGACAGGGTCCGTCTATCCGAAACGGGTGCCGCCCGCCTGCTCGAACGCAAGATATTGTGCGATCAGACTACAATCGGCACCCATAATCTTGCGATATTTCTATAG
- a CDS encoding cytochrome P450 has translation MAEVADTAADARACEAIPAHVPAGMVRDYPLKVSDKTTENPFDRIIPEIAAGPIAFYAEGVLPTGDPGWVFRRSEDLRAIFKDGENFTARGWSSFSGLIGDSWYQVPVEYDPPEHTALRALLNPLLAPQRMAALDARVRAYARNYIDTFRDRGSCEFMSEFAFKFPIAVFLELMGLPQEDVDQLLAWEMNLLHQPDVSEIARATRAVRDYLVDKLDAARKNPRDDFIGFIATGKVGERPLSRDEQIGMAFNFYTGGLDTVSTNLGLHFRHFAEHGEDQAWLRNNPDKIVLATEELLRAYAAVTTFRICVKEVEIAGVRVMPGDRVAMSTTLANRDADKYDAPNEVRLDRGPSHDSFAHGPHRCVGMHLARRELHVAIEEFLKAVPQFHIAPDAVIVSTLGPIIQPETLPLVWSAR, from the coding sequence ATGGCCGAGGTGGCCGATACGGCGGCGGACGCAAGGGCATGTGAGGCGATACCAGCGCACGTTCCCGCTGGCATGGTCCGGGATTATCCGCTGAAAGTCAGTGACAAGACCACAGAAAATCCATTCGACCGGATCATTCCGGAGATCGCGGCCGGGCCCATCGCCTTCTATGCGGAGGGTGTGTTGCCTACCGGCGACCCAGGCTGGGTCTTTCGTCGCTCGGAAGATTTGCGCGCCATCTTCAAGGATGGCGAGAATTTTACAGCACGCGGCTGGTCCAGCTTCAGTGGTTTGATCGGCGACAGCTGGTATCAGGTGCCGGTGGAATATGATCCACCCGAACACACAGCCCTGCGCGCTCTGCTCAACCCGTTGCTTGCGCCGCAACGCATGGCGGCACTGGATGCCAGGGTGCGCGCTTATGCCCGCAACTACATCGATACATTCCGTGACCGCGGCTCGTGCGAATTCATGAGCGAGTTCGCATTCAAGTTTCCCATCGCCGTGTTTCTGGAGCTTATGGGGTTGCCACAGGAAGATGTGGACCAGTTGCTCGCATGGGAGATGAATCTGCTGCATCAACCCGATGTGTCCGAAATCGCGCGTGCCACCAGGGCTGTGCGGGACTATCTCGTCGACAAGCTGGATGCGGCCCGCAAAAATCCCAGGGACGATTTCATCGGCTTCATCGCCACGGGTAAAGTCGGGGAACGTCCGCTCAGTCGTGACGAACAGATCGGGATGGCCTTCAACTTCTATACCGGGGGCCTCGACACGGTCTCCACGAACCTTGGATTGCACTTCCGACACTTCGCGGAACATGGTGAGGATCAGGCCTGGTTGCGGAACAACCCGGATAAGATCGTACTGGCCACCGAAGAGCTTCTGAGAGCTTATGCCGCTGTCACCACGTTCCGCATATGCGTCAAGGAAGTGGAGATCGCGGGTGTTCGTGTCATGCCTGGCGATCGGGTGGCGATGAGCACCACGCTCGCCAACCGGGATGCGGACAAATATGACGCCCCCAATGAGGTCCGGCTCGACCGGGGCCCCTCGCACGACAGCTTCGCGCATGGGCCCCATCGTTGTGTCGGCATGCATCTAGCTCGGCGCGAATTGCATGTGGCGATAGAGGAATTCCTGAAGGCCGTTCCCCAATTCCATATCGCCCCGGACGCCGTCATTGTTTCCACGTTGGGGCCGATCATTCAGCCGGAAACGCTTCCCCTGGTCTGGTCCGCCAGATGA